The DNA segment TTTCAAGTGCAAATGAAAAAGGAATCATTCCTCAATCCACATTAGACAGGTATACACTTTCTTTAAATGCAGGAAAAGAATTTAGTCCGAAACTTTCATCAAGGTTTACCGGTTCATATACCAATCTTAAAGCTGATGGAAGACCTGCACAAAGTTCAAATAATACCAACGCAATTGTTTCTACTATTTATGGCCTGCCCAGAACTATTGATATCAATTTGCTGAAAAATAATTTTGAGGATAAAGAAGCAGGTACCCAGATCTTTTTAAGTCCTAACCGTAATGGTAATAACCCTTACTGGGTGATGGAGTATAACAGGAACAGCAACTCTGTAGATCGTTTTACCGGAACTTATAACCTTACTTATAAACCTTTAGACTGGATTACCATCAGCAACAACTTTGGTGCTGATATATATACAGAAAAACGCCAGCTCTTGGTGAGAAAAGGTACTGCAGGTTTTCTGCAAGGTAAATTTACCAATTTTGACCTGCTGAGTAAACAGATTAACGACGATTTAATTGCCACTTTAGAACAGAATAACCTGGTAAAAGATTTTAAATTTAAACTGATTGTGGGTGGTAACATTAACCAGCGTTTAAATCAAAGCACCAATATTGAGGCTGTTGGTTTAACCGTTGATCAGTTATACAACTATACCAATGCTTCCAGTAAAAACCCGACTTCAATTTATACACAAAGAAGATTGCTGGGTTTGTATAGCGCCTTAAGTGTGAACTATAAAGATTACTTATACCTGGATGTAACGGGTAGAAATGACTGGACATCTACACTTCCTATCGCAAACAGATCATACTTTTACCCATCAGTGAGCGGAGCATTTATTTTCTCTGAATTGTTGAAAGATAAAAATATGGATTGGTTAAGCTATGGAAAAATCAGGGCCAGCTGGGCGTCAGTAGGTAGTGATTTGGAGGCATATAAACTGGATTATCAGTATGACCCGATTTCAACAGTATTCTTACAGTATGTTTCTTCTACCGCAGTAGTTTTTCCTGCCGGACCAATTTCGACAGCGTTTACTGCGCCTAAAATATTACCAAATCCAGAGCTAAAACCACAGAAACAAAATTCTTATGAGCTGGGTACAGAGTTGAAATTTTTACATAACCGCATTGGTATTGACTTTGCTTTTTACAATAACTTAACAAAAGATCAGCTGATCCCAATCGATGTACCTATTGCAACAGGATATTTTGCCAAATATGTTAATGCGGGTGCAATCAGAAATAAGGGTATTGAGGTGGCTTTAAATCTGGTTCCGGTAAAAACTAAGGATTTTGACTGGAATATTGATTTCAATTTTGGAAAGAACAAACAGACTGTTGATGAACTGGCGCCTGGATTGATACAATACAGTCTTGCCAGCGGTTATAGTGGATTGTCAATTAAAGCCGAAGTTGGTGAGCCTTTTGGCTTATATGGCTCTAAATGGTTAAGAGATGACAATGGTAATTTTATAATTGATGAAGATAATGGCCAAAAGATTGCTAAAACAAACCAGCGTTTGGGTAATATTTATGCCGACTGGACTTTGGGTATCAATAACAGTTTTAATTATAAAGGGTTTAACCTTAGTGCATTGATCGATATTCGTAAAGGCGGTGTGTTTTATTCTGGAACTGTGGCCAATTTACGTGGTGGTGGTTTAGCAAAAGAAACCGGTGGCGACAGGGCTCCTATTGTAGTTCCTGGTGTTAACCTGGTAAGTCCCGGACAGTACAAGCCGAACACTACTCCAATGACCGCTCAGGATTATTGGGTCTGGGAATCGAGTACAACCAATACAGAAGGTAATGTTTTTGATGCCGGTTTTGTTAAGCTAAGGGAAGTAAGTTTATCTTATGTCATTCCATCCAAAGTATTTAAATCAGGATTTATCAGAGGTATTCAGCTGGGTGTTGAAGGGAGAAACTTATGGTTAATTAAAAGCCATGTGCCTCATGTTGATCCTGAGCTTAACTTTTTTGGTGCAGGTAGTGTTGGGGAAGGTGTTGAATTCAACAGTATTCCTACAACCAGATCGTTTGGTATGAATTTAAGGTTGACCTTGTAAAAAATTAAAAACACGAATGTTATGAAAATTAGAAATAAAATTTTTGCCAGTTCTTTGTTGTTGCTTG comes from the Pedobacter heparinus DSM 2366 genome and includes:
- a CDS encoding SusC/RagA family TonB-linked outer membrane protein; this translates as MKKLLQSLFIFVFVAGAAMAQDRTITGTVTGKDDGLPVPGVSVKIVGTQNGTSTDANGKYALKISSGAASIEFSSIGYLTQTIAVGSGNVVNAALATDAQQLGEVVVTALGISREKKSLGYSATTLKSEDLTKARETNVLNSLAGKAAGVRVNAQSGTLGGASKVVIRGVNSLDGGYPLYVIDGLTVTESNAVGGTTATNVDFGNRIGDLSSDDIESMTVLKGAAATALYGARARDGAIIITTKRGKKGAPSSIDINSSFRFENPLVLPELQNEYAQGNKGVYQLTATNGWGPRISDVQNQTFPNFLGNQVTLQAYPDNVKDFFNTGTAIMNNISFAGAGDNSDYRVSFSSANEKGIIPQSTLDRYTLSLNAGKEFSPKLSSRFTGSYTNLKADGRPAQSSNNTNAIVSTIYGLPRTIDINLLKNNFEDKEAGTQIFLSPNRNGNNPYWVMEYNRNSNSVDRFTGTYNLTYKPLDWITISNNFGADIYTEKRQLLVRKGTAGFLQGKFTNFDLLSKQINDDLIATLEQNNLVKDFKFKLIVGGNINQRLNQSTNIEAVGLTVDQLYNYTNASSKNPTSIYTQRRLLGLYSALSVNYKDYLYLDVTGRNDWTSTLPIANRSYFYPSVSGAFIFSELLKDKNMDWLSYGKIRASWASVGSDLEAYKLDYQYDPISTVFLQYVSSTAVVFPAGPISTAFTAPKILPNPELKPQKQNSYELGTELKFLHNRIGIDFAFYNNLTKDQLIPIDVPIATGYFAKYVNAGAIRNKGIEVALNLVPVKTKDFDWNIDFNFGKNKQTVDELAPGLIQYSLASGYSGLSIKAEVGEPFGLYGSKWLRDDNGNFIIDEDNGQKIAKTNQRLGNIYADWTLGINNSFNYKGFNLSALIDIRKGGVFYSGTVANLRGGGLAKETGGDRAPIVVPGVNLVSPGQYKPNTTPMTAQDYWVWESSTTNTEGNVFDAGFVKLREVSLSYVIPSKVFKSGFIRGIQLGVEGRNLWLIKSHVPHVDPELNFFGAGSVGEGVEFNSIPTTRSFGMNLRLTL